The Leptodactylus fuscus isolate aLepFus1 chromosome 3, aLepFus1.hap2, whole genome shotgun sequence genome has a segment encoding these proteins:
- the LOC142198611 gene encoding taste receptor type 2 member 40-like has product MGVLLLNHANLWFATILCVFYCVKITNYSHKFFIFLKTRISSLVHWFILTSLLISVASSLPCGWYAYYLDQEGFTTGLAENTTFTNVVMYQDKQYRFLLFLVGSLPPLLIFCVAISLLIHSLWVHIRHMRCGGTGFRAPNLEVHFGAVKCMSLFLVLHILYFVCICIRLSPTYNVSSVWKAFITIIICWPPVLHSLYIIFSTKKLKEMVLKWFCCL; this is encoded by the coding sequence ATGGGTGTACTATTACTGAACCACGCCAATCTTTGGTTTGCTACCATCTTGTGTGTTTTTTATTGTGTGAAGATCACAAACTACAGCCATAAGTTCTTCATCTTCTTGAAGACCAGGATCTCCTCTCTAGTCCACTGGTTCATTCTTACATCCCTTCTCATTTCTGTAGCTTCCAGTCTACCATGTGGTTGGTATGCTTATTATCTGGACCAAGAAGGGTTTACCACTGGTTTAGCTGAAAACACGACCTTCACCAATGTTGTAATGTATCAGGACAAACAATATAGATTCCTGTTGTTCCTCGTGGGttctcttcctcctctcctgATTTTTTGTGTAGCCATCTCCTTGTTAATTCACTCTCTGTGGGTGCACATCAGGCACATGAGATGTGGTGGGACAGGTTTTCGAGCTCCAAACTTAGAGGTTCACTTTGGTGCTGTGAAATGTATGAGCTTATTCTTAGTGTTGCACAtcctatattttgtatgtatatgtatacgaCTATCTCCGACATACAATGTCAGCAGCGTTTGGAAGGCGTTCATTACTATTATAATTTGTTGGCCACCAGTTCTTCATTCTCTGTACATCATCTTCAGCACCAAGAAACTTAAAGAGATGGTTCTAAAATGGTTTTGTTGCCTGTAA